Proteins from one Oscillatoria nigro-viridis PCC 7112 genomic window:
- the vapB gene encoding type II toxin-antitoxin system VapB family antitoxin, whose translation MIQPVILEKLAELPESLQTEVLHYIEFLIEKQAKNSNQEKPTKRGGLGIWKGKIWMSDDFDEPLEDLKDYM comes from the coding sequence ATGATACAGCCAGTCATTTTAGAAAAATTAGCAGAACTCCCTGAGTCTCTTCAGACAGAAGTGCTTCATTATATTGAGTTTTTGATCGAAAAGCAGGCTAAAAACTCTAATCAAGAAAAGCCGACAAAGCGAGGGGGACTTGGAATTTGGAAAGGTAAAATCTGGATGTCTGATGATTTTGATGAACCTCTCGAAGATTTAAAGGATTATATGTGA
- the nadC gene encoding carboxylating nicotinate-nucleotide diphosphorylase, giving the protein MTAILPPWIVLDSLLHNWLLEDIGRGDRTTSALFPANSIQGTAKWIVKEAGVIAGLPIADRTFKLLDSSLSFIPQVPEGKLCDKGEVIAEISGNFDALLTGERVALNLAMRLSGIATLTQKYVDKIADLPVQLVDTRKTTPGLRLLEKYATQIGGACNHRMGLDDAVMVKDNHIAAAGGIAEAIALIRNSIPYPLTIEVETETLAEVETALQHKADIIMLDNMSFDLMRQAVAIIRQKSDRVKIEASGNVTLETIRSVAETGVDYISTSAPITRSTWLDLSMKINSNTRSPAGV; this is encoded by the coding sequence ATGACAGCAATATTACCGCCTTGGATAGTTTTAGACTCCCTATTGCACAACTGGCTACTAGAAGATATCGGTAGGGGCGATCGCACAACATCGGCCTTATTTCCAGCAAACAGCATCCAGGGTACTGCTAAATGGATTGTCAAAGAAGCTGGAGTCATTGCCGGATTGCCAATTGCCGATCGCACATTTAAACTTTTAGACAGCAGCCTCAGTTTCATCCCCCAAGTACCAGAAGGGAAATTGTGCGACAAAGGAGAAGTAATTGCCGAGATTTCGGGCAATTTCGATGCGCTGCTAACCGGAGAAAGAGTAGCTTTAAACTTGGCAATGCGTTTGAGCGGCATCGCTACTTTAACTCAGAAATATGTTGACAAAATTGCCGATTTGCCCGTGCAATTGGTGGATACGCGCAAGACAACGCCGGGGTTGAGATTGTTGGAAAAATACGCGACTCAAATCGGCGGTGCTTGCAATCACCGGATGGGCTTAGATGACGCGGTGATGGTGAAAGACAATCACATTGCGGCGGCTGGGGGAATTGCAGAGGCGATCGCCCTAATTCGCAATTCTATCCCCTATCCGCTGACGATCGAAGTCGAAACCGAAACTCTCGCTGAAGTAGAAACAGCTTTGCAGCACAAAGCCGATATTATCATGTTAGATAATATGTCCTTTGATTTGATGCGGCAGGCAGTGGCAATAATTCGCCAAAAGAGCGATCGGGTAAAAATTGAAGCTTCCGGCAATGTTACTTTAGAAACTATTAGAAGTGTAGCCGAAACCGGAGTAGATTATATTTCTACCAGTGCTCCGATTACGCGATCGACTTGGCTGGATTTGAGCATGAAAATTAATAGTAATACCCGCAGTCCGGCAGGGGTTTAA